GTTATTATAAAAACTATCCTCTTTAATCAGATTTCATCAAAAGTAAAACTGGTAAAGCTTTTCTTTTTGTAAGGCCTCACAATCAGTCTTCCCTCACGGTCAAAACGGATATAGTTATAGAGCCAGTTTAAAAAGACCACCGCCTTATTTTTAAATCCGATTAGTGAAAAAAGATGCACAAACATCCATACGAACCAGGCAAAGACACCGTGAAAATGATAATTAGGCAAATCGACAACGGCCTTATTCCTTCCAATTGTTGCCATTGACCCTTTATCATTATAATGGAAAGGTTTCATTTCCTTATTTTGAATGAGTTTTATAATATTTTCTCCCAGTAATCGGCCTTGCTGCAATGCCGGTTGTGCCACCATAGGGTGACCTTGCGGATATTCTTCGGTGGCCATCATTGCAATATCTCCAACGGCAAAAATATTCGGGAAACCAAGTACCTGATTATATTCATTCACTTTGATTCTTTCAACTTTTTCCATCAGGGAAGAAGCCGGAAGACCGTTGACCATTGCTCCCTGTACTCCGGCTGTCCAAATCAATGTGGCAGTTTCCAAAACAACATCCGTATTGGTAGAAATGGTCCTTCCGTCATAACTGGTCACCCTGATGTTTTTTAAAACATTTACACCAAGGTTTTTCAGGTATTTTTCAGCAGCAGATGATGATTTTTCAGACATTGTATTGAGGATTCTTTCTCCGCTTTGGATAAGGTTAATCTGCATTTTGCTGATATCCAAATCCGGATAGTCTTTTTGCAATATGGCATTCTTCATTTCTGCCAAAGCTCCTGCCAGTTCCACGCCTGTAGGACCGCCTCCAACCAGAACAAAATTAATAAGTGCATTCCTCTCATGTTCATCATCGGTCAAAAGTGCCTGTTCAAAATTTTCGAGTATAAGACTACGGATATTAAGCGACTGCGGAATGGTTTTCATAGCAATGCTATTTCTTTCGATTTCCTTATTCCCAAAATAGTTGGTCTTGGAACCTGTTGCAATGACCAGATAATCGTATCGGAGTTCGCCAATATCGGCTATAATTTTATTGTTTTTTGTGTTGATGTCATTGACATGGCACAGTCTGAAATAGAAGTTTTTATATTCGTGCACGACTTTCCGGATCGGATAGGCAATCGAGCCTGCTTCTAAACCGCCAGTTGCCACCTGATACAGGAGTGGCTGGAAAGTATGGTAATTATGCTTATCCAAAAGCACTACCTGCACGGGTTTATTTTTTAATTTCTTGGCCAATGCAATTCCTGCAAAACCGCCACCTACTATAACAATTCTTGGATAATCTGACTGTGGAATATTCATCTTACTTTATTCTTACTGCAAGATACGAAGTTTTCTATCGAAAAATAAGGCTACTCCAGGCCTGCTAAAAATAAAATTTAGCTAACTTGTAACAAAATTGCTTTATACGCTACTAACACAACATGGGTCAAGATTTAGAAAAGTCTTTTGTCAAACAGTTAAAAGAA
This is a stretch of genomic DNA from Flavobacterium lindanitolerans. It encodes these proteins:
- a CDS encoding NAD(P)/FAD-dependent oxidoreductase, yielding MNIPQSDYPRIVIVGGGFAGIALAKKLKNKPVQVVLLDKHNYHTFQPLLYQVATGGLEAGSIAYPIRKVVHEYKNFYFRLCHVNDINTKNNKIIADIGELRYDYLVIATGSKTNYFGNKEIERNSIAMKTIPQSLNIRSLILENFEQALLTDDEHERNALINFVLVGGGPTGVELAGALAEMKNAILQKDYPDLDISKMQINLIQSGERILNTMSEKSSSAAEKYLKNLGVNVLKNIRVTSYDGRTISTNTDVVLETATLIWTAGVQGAMVNGLPASSLMEKVERIKVNEYNQVLGFPNIFAVGDIAMMATEEYPQGHPMVAQPALQQGRLLGENIIKLIQNKEMKPFHYNDKGSMATIGRNKAVVDLPNYHFHGVFAWFVWMFVHLFSLIGFKNKAVVFLNWLYNYIRFDREGRLIVRPYKKKSFTSFTFDEI